In Candidatus Atribacteria bacterium, the DNA window ATTATCTTTTCGGCACCAGTCTTCGATTTTAGATGAATTCTCTAAGTTAATATCGTATTTATTTATTATAACTGCCGTTTTTATTCCAAAATGTTGGGCTACTTTTACCACTCTTTCCAAATCATGTATTCCAGTAAGAGTTGGTTCAGTGACCACTACAGCTAAATCAGCTCCGCTGAGAGTAGCTATAAGTGGACAGCCGATACCCGGAGGTCCATCTACAATGATTAATTCAAGATCATTTTTTTTAGCAATCGCTTGGGCATTCTGGCGAACTAAAGTAACTAATTTCCCAGAATTTTCTTCCGCAATGCCCAATCGAGCGTATACTAAAGGTCCATATTTTGTATCAGAAATGTACCATTCTCCGCAATGATTTTCCTTCATTTGAATAGCCTGCACCGGACAAACCAAAGCACACAAGCCGCATCCTTCGCAAGATACCAGGTCAATTACAGTTTGACTTTTGATTATTTTAATGGCCTCAAAACGGCAAACTTCCTGACATCGACCACAATTAGTGCATTTTCCCAAATCTATGCTGGGAATAATTCCGGCATAAAAATCATTTTTTTCTCTTATTTCAGGATGAAGTAAAAGATAAAGATTGGAAGCATCTACATCGCAATCTCCCATCACTTTATTTTTAGCCAAAACAGCTATGCTTGCGGTAATAACTGTCTTTCCTGTTCCGCCTTTACCGCTTATTATTACTATTTCTTTCATTTAAAAAATACCTCTATCCTTATCATTACAAAGCCATAAAAATATTAAATAGTTTGAGCGATTTTTTGAAAAAGTTTAATAAATTTCTGTTCATAGGAGGAATTTATCTTGACTATGGGGATACCTTTAGAATAGGCAACTGCAATCTCTCTATCTAAAGGAATGGAAAGCAAAAGAGGGATATTATTTTTCTTGCAATATTCTTCTACTTTATGGTCTCCGATATCACACTTATTTAATACTACACCATGAGGAATATTTAATTTTTTAAGCACTTCCACTGCTAAAATAAGGTCATGTAACCCAAAGGGAGTTGGTTCGGTAACTAATATAGTATAATCACTACCTTTTATAGATTCGATAACCGGACAAGAAGTACCCGGAGGGGCATCAATCAAAGTAATATAATGATTTGTAATATCATTATCTTGATTACCCTTATAGCCTTTTTTACTTTTCTTTTTAATTTTATTTATTATAGGAGGAGCCATCGGTTCTCCTATATTTAAACGTCCATGTATAAAGTTAATAGATTCTGTTTTACCCTCTTCTAAAATTCCTACTTTATTCCCCTCTTCACTAATTGCTTTTTTCGGACAAAATAACGTGCAAGCTCCACAGCCATGACACAGTCCGGGGAAAACCAAAACTTTATTCTTGGTAACTGCGATAGCATTAAAAACACAAACTTCCGCACATTTACCACAATAATTACATTTTTTATCGTCAATTTTAGGGACAAGAATCTCAACTGATTCCGAACTCGTTATAACCGGTTTTAAAAAAAGGTGGGCATTGGGCTCTTCTACATCACAATCTAAAAATTGCACATTTTTTTCTTTATCTTTAGCTAAAGCCAAAGCAAGATTAACAGCAATCGTTGTTTTGCCAGTCCCACCTTTCCCACTCGCTACTGAAATTATCATTGAGCTTAATCCTTCCATTTTATTCTATTGTTTTATCATCATAGCGCCGCACTTAGGGCATTTAATGCTGCTGCAAGGAACACCTACTTAATGAGGAACTGTATTATTACAAGAAGGACAAACACAATTGCCTCCTATTCCCATTCCTCCGCCTCCTCGGCGTCCCTGTCCAGCACCTCTTCCCCGGCCAGTTCCCGGTCCTGCTCCGGTTGGTCCAGTAC includes these proteins:
- a CDS encoding 4Fe-4S dicluster domain-containing protein — encoded protein: MKEIVIISGKGGTGKTVITASIAVLAKNKVMGDCDVDASNLYLLLHPEIREKNDFYAGIIPSIDLGKCTNCGRCQEVCRFEAIKIIKSQTVIDLVSCEGCGLCALVCPVQAIQMKENHCGEWYISDTKYGPLVYARLGIAEENSGKLVTLVRQNAQAIAKKNDLELIIVDGPPGIGCPLIATLSGADLAVVVTEPTLTGIHDLERVVKVAQHFGIKTAVIINKYDINLENSSKIEDWCRKDNIAIIGKIHFDNIITEALVKGVPVVEYSDNTVTKEIKDIWQKIKTIVE
- a CDS encoding (4Fe-4S)-binding protein; the encoded protein is MIISVASGKGGTGKTTIAVNLALALAKDKEKNVQFLDCDVEEPNAHLFLKPVITSSESVEILVPKIDDKKCNYCGKCAEVCVFNAIAVTKNKVLVFPGLCHGCGACTLFCPKKAISEEGNKVGILEEGKTESINFIHGRLNIGEPMAPPIINKIKKKSKKGYKGNQDNDITNHYITLIDAPPGTSCPVIESIKGSDYTILVTEPTPFGLHDLILAVEVLKKLNIPHGVVLNKCDIGDHKVEEYCKKNNIPLLLSIPLDREIAVAYSKGIPIVKINSSYEQKFIKLFQKIAQTI